AAAGACTAATTCAATAACTTATTAGTtacgataaattaattactttaatgtaGCCATGTTTTCCAACAAACGGAAAACAAAAGACTAACGGCAAATACAATATTCTGTAATGACGTATGTTGTATTGTATGTGGCCTATAAGATCCTAACAAACATTCCAGTTACTAAGTGAAGAATTTTTTatcgatttaatatttttaaataatgtatcgAAGCGtatgtttgtatttgtttGGTACAAATTAAACGATATAAGGTTTGATAGACGTTATTGTTGATGGCTAGTACGtaaaaaagacattaataAGTAAAGTTGACATCACTCATACGAATGATATTACAACAAAACAAcaagaaaattgtattttattaggaGAAATTGCACACTtccttaacattatttttgtctgtttatagaataaagtaaaaatttttgatagtTTGTTTTACGGAAAATAAATAGGAAGTGAATgccattgtttttaattataagtgcTTTATACTTCGGTGGGCGGAAGGTATACTAAATAAACGGGAGGATGTCAGACCATGCGGTTGAATGGCCTGGCAAGTCAGGTTCACGAGAGATGGCAGACAGCGCCTGGCCGGTGTACTCCGAGCGCTGCTGATAGCGCAACTGGCTATTTCACTGGTCatggttatattttgttataacgtGACTGTCAAAGTAATGTCgctgttgaaaaatattcataaggtACGTCTCGGCGAATATCAATAATCATCACACACACATCATCACATTAGGAAATGTTTTCTTAAACACAAGATTAACTTCTCCTTTACTAAGTATTTTCATTTGGATTACATAGACATTTCGCATTTGTCCTTGCTACAACGTCATTAGTTACATTCTTGACTTTAAGGTAACAGTAATGCTGTTCTACGCCCTTCTACTACTTCATGCGTACTGCATGAAGCTTCACTACACGAGCGGTTTCCGCCTCATCTCTTGGCTACTCCGATGTCCTCACTGGCCTCGAGCTGCGCCAGTCACCCGTCTTTGGCTCATCAGCGGTTGCTTAGTCGCTCTCAACGGCCTGCTGGTTCATGCTGCTTGTAAAAGCACACTTAAAGTAATTTTGGATGCAAAATTCTAAACTACCTTATATATTAGCTTTAGCAGATTGCAGTTTTTTGTTGcaagattttttaaagttttgagtaacaaataaaagcttcataattataaagaagTGGGTGAAACTCGCATACTTTTTAGGCATTAATGAAAGAATTGTCGTCGTCACTTCGAATCGGTATATCGCACTACCTGTCGGAGCCGACGTGGAAACGTATCATGGACACCATGCAGGTATTCCCAgatgtgaatattattatttttgttcttcaataagtttcttttgaCGCTATGATATTTCTCACGAAAGGTAGAACTAAACTGCTGCGGCGTTGAGAGCCCGAGCGACTGGCACGAGATCCCCTGGATTAATATGGACTTCCTTAATGAAGATTCAGAACTTgttatgaagtaattttttacgtaattttGATAGGATTTTAAGGACAGTACATAACTTTACTATTGATATTTGAACCCTTTGTCTCtactgaatttaattatttctatttcattttggattatatgtataagtgATACAAAAAATGTTCTATGATTTAACTTTCACCCtgattatatgttttaaggtTATCAGGAACTGATGGTAAGGCCCTGCCGCCGGTGTCTCCTTACTCTTGCTGTTCGCCGCATGTGCTGGCAGCGTGCTGTCATGACCCTTTACAGCAGGTTTGAAactgacatttgtttttttatttcaactacaccatttgtatagtttttattttgcaataaaaggtATGTATACAACCTTAAGTCAgtctataaaatttgaaatacattaaagaaTATACTCTAACAAGCGATCAATTGTAAAATTACTTGACCTAAAAGTAGACAGATACATCGGATTCTGTGTGAATTATTTGTTGTATCAGTTCGAGGACTCCTGGTGGGGCAGCGCTGCGGGTGCTACTCTAAGCGCTCGGTCGTGCCGTGACGCGGTGGGCGCTCCGCTGGCTCGCGCTGCACTCGCTATACACACATTGAGCGCTCTTGCCCTTGTTCTGC
The genomic region above belongs to Danaus plexippus chromosome 4, MEX_DaPlex, whole genome shotgun sequence and contains:
- the LOC116768625 gene encoding peripherin-2-like, yielding MAWQVRFTRDGRQRLAGVLRALLIAQLAISLVMVIFCYNVTVKVMSLLKNIHKVTVMLFYALLLLHAYCMKLHYTSGFRLISWLLRCPHWPRAAPVTRLWLISGCLVALNGLLVHAACKSTLKALMKELSSSLRIGISHYLSEPTWKRIMDTMQVELNCCGVESPSDWHEIPWINMDFLNEDSELVMKLSGTDGKALPPVSPYSCCSPHVLAACCHDPLQQFEDSWWGSAAGATLSARSCRDAVGAPLARAALAIHTLSALALVLQLVVVMVTQLVVRSALQAVARGDWTGHHDRESVRDRE